Within the Achromobacter spanius genome, the region CATCCGCACGATCAGCATGCCGGGCGCCTCGTTGCGCTTCGACCTGCAAAAAGGCTTTCCCGCCGTCACCACCAAGAAACTGGCCTTCAAATCCGCCATCGGCGAAATGGTCGGTTTTCTTCGCGCCTCGCGCAGCGCGGCTGAATTCCGCGAACTGGGCTGCAAGGTCTGGGACCAGAACGCCAATGAAAACAGCCAGTGGCTGGCCAACCCATACCGGGAAGGCCCGGACGACCTGGGCCCCGTGTACGGCGTGCAATGGCGCCAATGGCCTGCGTACAAGCTGCTGGACGCCAGCCGCCCGGCGCAAGTGGAAGATGCCTTGGCGCGCGGTTACGCCAAGGTCGCTGACCTGGAAGAAGGCGGCGTACCCAAGGTGTTGCTATATAAAGCAGTGGACCAGTTGCGCCAGTGCCTGGACACCATTCACGAACGCCCGGGCGACCGCCGTATCCTGTTCCATGGCTGGAACTGGGCCCAGATCGAAGAAATGGCGCTGCCGCCCTGCCACCTGCTGTATCAGTTCCTGCCCAACGCCACCACCCGCGAGATTTCGCTTTGCCTGTATATCCGCTCCAATGACGTGGGCCTGGGCACGCCGTTCAATCTGACGGAGGGCGCCGCGCTGCTGCATCTGGTGGGCCGGCTGACCGGGTACACGCCGCGCTGGTTCACCTACTTCATCGGCGACGCGCACATCTACGAGAATCACCTGCCGATGCTGCGCGAACAGCTCACGC harbors:
- a CDS encoding thymidylate synthase, which translates into the protein MKQYLDLVQSILDTGSWQENRTGIRTISMPGASLRFDLQKGFPAVTTKKLAFKSAIGEMVGFLRASRSAAEFRELGCKVWDQNANENSQWLANPYREGPDDLGPVYGVQWRQWPAYKLLDASRPAQVEDALARGYAKVADLEEGGVPKVLLYKAVDQLRQCLDTIHERPGDRRILFHGWNWAQIEEMALPPCHLLYQFLPNATTREISLCLYIRSNDVGLGTPFNLTEGAALLHLVGRLTGYTPRWFTYFIGDAHIYENHLPMLREQLTREPYESPKLVLSDRIPDFAVTGRYEPEWLEKVEPTDFSLSGYTHHAPLTAPMAV